GTTCACCCGCGCCGTGTAGTGGTACCAGAACGAACCGTCGCCGGCATCCACGATGCGCTCGACCACGACCTTGCGTGTGTAGGTGGTGTCGTTCTCGCGAGGCCCGCAGATGTCATCGGTGTAGTGCACCGTCTCTACCTCGTTGTGGGTGACCGTCGGTGAGTGGTCGGCAGCGGCGTGCGCGGCCGCCGGCATCGACAATGAAGCCAGGGCACCGATCACCGCCGTGGCTGCGATGCCGATGCGTGTGCTCTGACGAACGGACATCATTCCCCCTCGGGTTGCCGAACGCAGCAGACACTACTCCCCAGGCACACGAGCCACCGGCCCCCAAAGAGGGCACCCAACGATCGCGGCCGGGTGCCCAGCTCGCCGTCCTTCCACCTGGTGGACATGCCGCGGAAAAGGGGAGATCGACCAGATGTAGGCCACCGAGGTGACCACACACCATTCCGGGGCATGGTCTGCAGAGATGTCCGGATACCGATCCCTACCGGGCCGCGAGATGCAACGACGTCGCCCTCCCGATTCGTAGCCAATCCGCCTCGCGGTTACGCTCCATCAGGCGCTCTCGGGATCCCCACGGCATCACTGATTTCGTCGTCGATCGTGCGAAAGCTGTGAAGGGCGTATTCGCCCGGCGACATCCGTCACGAGTCGTGGCGATCGTCGTGGTGCTTCTTGCGCTTCTGCACTTCGGGCACCTTCAGCTCGGGCACCGCCCGCAGCATGAACCGGTCGAAGTCGGGAACCGTGAACGCGGCGTACCCGTGCTCGGGGGTGTAGAGGAGTCCCATGTCGATGAGTTCCGCCCGGGTCGGTCCGACCTGGGTCGATTCGCGGCCCATCACGCGTGCGACGTCGGCGGCCTTCTGCGGCTCGGGGCCCAGCTCCGCCATCGCACGCATGTATGCCGTCTGGAGCGGTGTCGCCCGATCGAGCCGCACGCGGAAGAAGGAGCCATCGAGTTTCGCCTCGTACGCGTCCTTCGCGATCTCCACGTCTTCGCGATGCACCCTGTCGTCGGTGGCGACGCCCCAGACTTGGTAGCCGAGTTCCTGGATGAAGTAGGGGTATCCCTGCGTGATCTCGATGGCGAGATCGACGGCGTCAGGGTCGTATGCAACGCCCTCGACGAGGGCCGGCTCGATGAGTGCCTTGCGCGCGTCGTCGCCCGTGAGCGAACCGATCGTCGGGAATTTGAACAAGCGCTCCGCGTAGGACTTCGCGTCGCCCGCGAGCTCGGCGATCTGCGGGAGGCCCGCCCCGACGAAGGTGATCGGGAGCTTTCGCTGGACGGTCTTGTGAACCGCCTGGATGAGCGCTTCGAGCTGGGAGCGCCCGAGGAACTGCACCTCGTCGATGAGCAGCGCAACTCCACGCTGCTGTTCGGCGGCCGCCTCGCCGAGCGCGACGAAGACATCGGTGAGATCCATCCCGAGGTCGCCGTGGTCGCCGTGGCCCTCGGCCGGCGGCACATCCCATGACACGCTGAATGTGCCCTGTTTGTCGACGGAGACCGCGAAGGCACTCAACACCTCTGCTGCGCGACGGCTTCGCTCCGTCCAGCGGGCCCGCGGAGAGAGGCGCAGGAGGGCGGCCTTCAGTTGCGAGAACATCGCCTGCCGGAATCGAGCGTCGTCGTGCTTGCTCGCCTCGATCTCGACGACTTCCCAGCGGGCCGCGTTCGCGATGTCCACGAACTGACCGAGCAGGACGGTCTTCCCGACGCCGCGGAGGCCTGTGATGATCATGGACTGTTCGGTACGACCGCGCTCCAATCGGCGCAGGAGCACACGGAAGGAGTCGATCTGGTCGTCCCTGCCGACGACGATCTCGGGAGCTGCACCCGCGTTCGGCGTGTACGGATTGCTGATGCTGTCCATGGTCGTGAGTTTAGGACGGTTCGGATGGTTTATCGAGATCTCCTAAAGCGCACTAAAGCGCCAAAGACCGCCGGATAGAATGGTGGGACGGTGCGAGCGCGGGGAGGGTGAATGATCGCCTGCCTCGCTGCGTTCGCGGTGGTCGCGCTTGCGACACCGCTCCTCACGAGGCTGCTCGGCCGCCGTGTCTTCCCTCTCATCGCACTCGTTCCGGCCGCCGTGTTCGTGCTGCTGCTCACGTGGCTCCCCGGCGTGCTCGCCGGCGACGCGGTCGTCGAGATCGTGCCGTGGATCCCGCAGCTCGGTATCGCCCTGTCGTTCCGGCTCGACGCCCTCGCGCTGCTGCTCGCGCTCATCGTCACGGGCATCGGCGCGCTCGTGCTGCTCTACTGCATGCACTACTTCGCCGACGACGAACCGGCGCTCGGCCGGTTCGCGGCGCTGCTCCTCACGTTCGCCGGCGTGATGTTCGGCCTCGTCACGGCCGACGACGTCTTCATCCTGTTCACGTTCTGGGAAGCCACGAGCGTGCTCTCCTACCTGCTCATCGGCCACTACACGGGAAGGAAGGAGAGCCGCGGCGCCGCGCTGCAGGCGCTCACCGTCACGACCCTCGGCGGGCTCGCGATGCTCGTGGGCCTCGTGCTGCTCGTCGTGGCGGGCGGCACGAGCTCGCTCAGCGAACTCGTCACGAACCCCGTCGATGGGATCGCGGGCGCGTGGGGCATCGCCCTCGTGCTCGTCGGCGCGATCTCGAAGAGCGCGCTCGTGCCGTTCCACTTCTGGCTGCCCGCGGCGATGGCGGCCCCGACGCCGGTCTCGGCCTACCTGCACGCCGCCGCGATGGTGAAGGCCGGCGTGTACCTCGTGGCGCGGCTCGCGCCCGGCTATGCCGACCTCACGGTGTGGCATCCGATCGTCATCACCCTCGGGGTCCTCACGATGCTCGTCGGCGGCTGGCGTGCGCTGCGACAGTACGACCTCAAGCTGCTGCTCGCCTACGGCACGGTGAGCCAGCTGGGATTCCTCGTGTTCGTCACGGGCCTCGGCACGCGCGATGCAGCGCTCGCGGGCGTCGCCCTGCTGGTCGCCCACGCCCTGTTCAAGGCCGCGCTCTTCCTCGTCGTCGGTATCGTCGACCACGCCGCGGGCACCCGCGACTGGCGCAGGCTCTCAGGCCTCGGGCGACGGATGCCGGTGATCTCCGCGATCGCGATCGTCGCCGCCGCCTCCATGGCGGGCGTGCCGCCGCTCTTCGGCTTCGTGGCGAAGGAAGCCGTGTTCGCGGCGTTCCTCGACGCCGTCGCGCAGGGCGACCAGTGGGCATGGATCGCGCTCGCCGGCGCCGTGCTCGGCTCGGTGCTCACCGTCGCGTACACCGTTCGGTTCGTCTGGGGCGCATTCGCCACGAAGGCGGATGCAGCGCCCACTCCCCTGCACGCCGAGGGCCGCGCGATCGGCGTGGCACCGGGCCTCCTCGCCGCGGCGAGCCTCGTGTTCGCGTTCGCGGTGCCGCTCGTCGAGCCGCTGCTCGCCGCGCACGCCGATGAGCTCCCGGGGCCGCACGAGTTCCACCTCGCCCTCTGGCACGGGCTCGTGCCAGCGCTCGCCGTCTCGGCCGTCGTCTTCGCGTTCGGCGCCCTGCTCGTGTGGGGGCGGCAGCGGGTCGCCCGCCTGCAGGCCTCGATCACGCCCGTGCTCGACTCGGCGCGCG
The Agromyces albus DNA segment above includes these coding regions:
- a CDS encoding ATP-binding protein; translated protein: MDSISNPYTPNAGAAPEIVVGRDDQIDSFRVLLRRLERGRTEQSMIITGLRGVGKTVLLGQFVDIANAARWEVVEIEASKHDDARFRQAMFSQLKAALLRLSPRARWTERSRRAAEVLSAFAVSVDKQGTFSVSWDVPPAEGHGDHGDLGMDLTDVFVALGEAAAEQQRGVALLIDEVQFLGRSQLEALIQAVHKTVQRKLPITFVGAGLPQIAELAGDAKSYAERLFKFPTIGSLTGDDARKALIEPALVEGVAYDPDAVDLAIEITQGYPYFIQELGYQVWGVATDDRVHREDVEIAKDAYEAKLDGSFFRVRLDRATPLQTAYMRAMAELGPEPQKAADVARVMGRESTQVGPTRAELIDMGLLYTPEHGYAAFTVPDFDRFMLRAVPELKVPEVQKRKKHHDDRHDS
- a CDS encoding Na+/H+ antiporter subunit A; translation: MIACLAAFAVVALATPLLTRLLGRRVFPLIALVPAAVFVLLLTWLPGVLAGDAVVEIVPWIPQLGIALSFRLDALALLLALIVTGIGALVLLYCMHYFADDEPALGRFAALLLTFAGVMFGLVTADDVFILFTFWEATSVLSYLLIGHYTGRKESRGAALQALTVTTLGGLAMLVGLVLLVVAGGTSSLSELVTNPVDGIAGAWGIALVLVGAISKSALVPFHFWLPAAMAAPTPVSAYLHAAAMVKAGVYLVARLAPGYADLTVWHPIVITLGVLTMLVGGWRALRQYDLKLLLAYGTVSQLGFLVFVTGLGTRDAALAGVALLVAHALFKAALFLVVGIVDHAAGTRDWRRLSGLGRRMPVISAIAIVAAASMAGVPPLFGFVAKEAVFAAFLDAVAQGDQWAWIALAGAVLGSVLTVAYTVRFVWGAFATKADAAPTPLHAEGRAIGVAPGLLAAASLVFAFAVPLVEPLLAAHADELPGPHEFHLALWHGLVPALAVSAVVFAFGALLVWGRQRVARLQASITPVLDSARGYLGVVSVVDRLAAAVTNAIQHRGLPGYLAIIVAVFIGGLGVASVMNTTWPDGVRLWDYPAQPFLALVMAVAGIAAATVRQRLTAVLLVGVTGYGLVLLFGMSGAPDLALTQALVETVVVVVFVLVLRRLPQRIAQRNPPVHKLARGIIGALAGLVMAVIGLVAIGARVQPTIADGLPALALEAHGKNIVNVMLVDIRAWDTLGEISVLVAVATGVASLIFVSGRTGGAPRLEDLGDDVVPVDRRERLRPVPEPASSIRAPRTSLANTEGETDAAADAAGTRQTWLLAGRTLSPRNRSILIEVLVRLLFHPAIVVSVFLLFAGHNAPGGGFAGGLLAGLALVARYLAGGRYELGEAAPVDAGRLLGTGLLLAAGTATAPLLFGGAPLESAWFETDVPVLGTLSIGTSTLFDLGVYLVVVGLVLDILRALGGEVDRQEEQSGDEAGELDGDVDDLEQGEGPEIAERPEHVDAELETPLTGAGRAGEART